The proteins below are encoded in one region of Oncorhynchus kisutch isolate 150728-3 linkage group LG14, Okis_V2, whole genome shotgun sequence:
- the LOC109904494 gene encoding stonustoxin subunit beta-like — protein MLCSLGLLFQFNVYHLFRLNMCRLTSNCCEALAPALSSNSQHLRELELSDNDLLDSGVKLLSAGLANAHCKLEILSMDRGECRADKPGQRDIPVSSHWTHAQYSTVHKLLSLPEEKRKVPREKETQQYPDHPDIFRIEPQVLCKEELSGHCYWEVEWRDGARIGVTYKGISRRQGGHYSSLRRNDKSWILFYLHKNCYAHRNNKTTRIPASFSHSNRVGVYLDRVAGTLSFYSVSSKTLTRLYTYYAAFTEPLYPGFRIRLDSSVSLWVEQPPLSWSNT, from the exons ATGCTCTGCAGCTTGGGTCTCCTTTTCCAATTCAATGTATATCATTTATTTAGGTTGAATATGTGTAGACTTACCTCCAACTGCTGTGAGGCTCTGGCCCCAGCTCTCAGCTCTAATTCCcaacacctgagagagctggaactGAGTGACAATGATCTGCtggattcaggagtgaagctgcttTCTGCTGGACTGGCGAATGCACACTGTAAACTTGAGATACTGAG TATGGACCGTGGAGAGTGCAGGGCTGATAAACCTGGGCAAAGAGAT ATACCTGTGAGCTCACACTGGACACacgcacagtacagcacagtacacaaACTGCTCTCACTGCCCGAGGAGAAGAGAAAGGTGCCACGGGAGAAAGAGACGCAGCagtatcctgatcacccagatATATTTCGGATAGAGCCACAGGTGCTGTGTAAAGAGGAGCTGTCTGGGCActgttactgggaggtagagtggagggatggggcTAGGataggagtgacatataaaggaatcagcAGGAGGCAGGGAGGTCACTATTCAAGTCTCCGACGCAATGACAAGTCATGGATTCTATTCTACTTGCATAAAAACTGTTATGCCCATCGCAATAATAagaccactaggatacctgcctccttctcccactctaacagagtaggagtgtatctggacaGGGTGGCCGGCACTCTTTCCTTCTATAGTGTCTCATCCAAAACACTCACCCGCCTGTACACATACTACGCTGCATTCACTGAACCCCTCTACCCAGGGTTTCGGATTCGGCTCGACTCGTCAGTGTCCCTGTGGGTAGAACAGCCTCCTCTGTCCTGGAGCAACACCTGA